agttattcatatttttatgaattaattatattaattagagGGATTATATTTAGTTTATTACTTTTCTTTCGTAAATGTGAGTGGATTAGCaaagaataaaattttaatagcgaaataagattttattaataaaataaaagaaataaccAAAATCCGTTGAAAGCACATACCGCAGCCTAAGGGTCGATCCTCACTAAAACTTTTATAGCGAAAGTTCAATGGAAAAAAACAccagtaaaaaaaaatagtactcaTCTAAAATCCGTCAAGAACCAAAATAGACGAAGCCCGAACCAAAAAGAGAAACAACTTCCTGTATGTATTGAGCAATTCATAATATAGTTGGAGTTAACTCTTAACTCTTTCTCGGAGTTGGGTGTTCGCGATGTTCCTCACGCCAGATTGATTTGTCTAAGGCTAACTCCCCTGTCTTTATTTCTGGCATTTCATCAAACAGTTGGGTTCGTTCCTTCAGGCATTTGATCAAACAGGTTCCGTGCAGCATGATTCTTTTGGAGTATATCTCTTTATGTATGAACGGGCATGTTAAATTTCTAATTAACATTAGGTGATTTCTATATTCTGTTTATTGTCGTTACATACTAATTCATATATTGGTAAATTGCATCAATTTGTTGTTGATGGTCCTTACATGCACAAATATGGAGAAGAATTAAAACTTGACACGTACCTAAGGAAATCTATAGAGGATCTGATGAGGACCACGTTTGCTCTCCATCTTTATTTCGTGTTTTCTTTTCTGGATTTTCCTTTTATAATtttagggtgtgttctcttttaatttatagataaatttatcatgggaaaatgaaggataataaaaatttatgcctttcaATACctcttttcttttccctcattttctataaaagagaatttcaccatATTGATAAATCTAATCCaagtatttttgaaaaaaaaaaaagttttttagTGACACGGCATCCATGTAAAAATCTTAATACGTTGTGGAAATCCGGCGTGCAACGTTTGCTTTCTGTAGCTAAAAACCGGATGTTGAGTACAATTAGTACGAAATCGATAgttcatgattaaaaaaaagatatactccctccgtcccaatattgttggccacatttggtttcggcacgggaattaaggagttgtggAGTAGTATTTTAAGCGTGTgggtaatatagtataaaagtaataaagtaggagagagaatgtgataaagtatgagagagaatgtaataaaatgataaagtaggagagagaatgtgataaagtaggagagagaatgtaataaagtgataaagtaggagagataatatgataaagtaagagattgaatgtgataaatatttccattttaggaaagtggccaacaataatgggacaaactaaaaaggaaatgtggccaacaatattgggacggagggagtataattcaTGATAAAATCATAGTGCGAATATAGGATATTAGTAGGTGTCTCTAATTAACAAACAAAAATAGGAGGATTTATTGTTTTGATATATGTATGGGACACTATTTGTGGATAGGACAAGTTACAGGCTGTTCGAAAATTATTTTGTTGCATAGGATCCTTTTAAATGTAATAGTACTACCTCCGTCCATCAGAATATATAACAACTAGTCGATTTGGTGTCCACAAAGAGTATTATACTACTTTCATTGTTTGGACATGactttactttatttttttaatcacaaTCACTCATTTTTACATGACCAGACACTAAATTCAACCACAATCATTCATTTTTGCATGGCGATACCCTTTAACCATTAAAAACACGTCtaccaatcattttattaacaCTTGTGCCAAAGCCAAAGTAGTATATTCTTGATGGAGAGATGTACTAACTAATTCACTTTTGGATTAACAAGATGTAACTTACTTCATATTTCAGTCTTCCAACTGTTCGATAAAAGTCCGTAATGAAATCTTCCATAGATTACCTTGCAAAGTTCATAAAACTAGAACAACATACAAAAGCACTCTTTCACCATGGTGGCCGTGAAATCACACACAGAGATGGtcgattattttatttctagACGTAACGACAGCAGACTCGATCGCTTAGACCTTACTGGTTTACGACACACATCACAAAATCACACATACTGACGAATATTGTTGCCAGCACTGTTAGACACAAGGGTGGCCGTGAAATACCACGCCTTGATCTCGTGGCTTGCGACGAATTCCCCGGTAGCGGCGGAGAGCCCGACCTGAACCGACTGAGGAAGAAAACTGCTCAAATCGTACTCATAGCTGACCTCAAACGTCTTCGAGCCGGCGGTGACACGGACGGCGATCATCTTCGTGGCTGCGGCGTAGTTGATCGTCGCCGTCACCTGCTGCCCGATTATGGAGCTGTCGACCTGCGTCGTGTTGCGGGATAACCTAGACCCGATGTCGATGCCGATGTGGGGATAGTCCGGTTCCCACTCGCCGTTGCCGTAGGTGTCGATCTCGACGGCGAAGACCGAGGGGCTGCCGCCGGAGCAGTTGAAGATTCCGAGGTTGGCTCCGCCAGAGTCGCTGGGGATGGTGGAGCCGACGGGGGCGACGAAGAACGTGATGCCGTCGGCGGCAACGGACTTTCCGCGGGCAGGCGTGATGATGAATTCGACGGTGGTTTCGAAGTCGACCTGCCCCCCGGTTTGCCATAATTGGGCCGACGGTAGTTCCGACGTCGACTTTCCCCCAGGGCGCCAGAAGTATACCGGCGACGAGTATATGACTCGGCCGACAGCTTTGCCGGTTTTTCCGGGGGTTGGTTCCGTGAGGCGGAGGGAGTAGGAATGCCAATTGAACTGGGCGTCGCCTTGATATTTGAGCTTGCGCGGCGGATCGTCGTTTTCTTCGCTCGGGAAGTGGTAGGTGAACGACGTCGATTGGGACCGTGCCGTGGCGAGGAGGAGGAGGACGACGATGGAGGAGAGGAGAGGAATTAGGGTTCGGAGAAGATTGGCCATGGCTTATTTGAGTAAAGAGTATTTGATTTGGATGTGGTTGATGATGATGGTGAATGATCTATTTATGCTAGTGAAGTGTACAATGCATGCATGATAATAATGGTATCAATCAATCGTTACGCCAGACTGGATAATGCATTATAATAATGGTATCAATCAATCATTACACTAGACTGAATCTTCTGCCCCCACTCTGTCTCTTGGTTTCGTGTCCactattaatttcattattattttaatactccTTCAGTCTCAGCTTCTATtatccatttgagagtgacacgtgttttaataaattgattgagtgtgttgtgagtcgAATAAGTGTTtcaccttttatgtgagtgttaaaataattaataattaaagtggaaCAAGATttccacctacttttactaaaaatataaatgaatatcaaaatatgggacgaccaaaaaagaaagatggatactaaaagttgggacgtgGAGAGTAATTATCATTTCATCAGTCCACCAATTTTTCACTCGTTGAGATCCTTATTCCACTAAACTAATTAATCTGTTTAAAACTATGATAAAAGTGACAAGTCaaccaattttttaataatttatggaCGGAGATTTTGATCAAATTTACTATTGACATTACTAGTTGATTAATTGATGTGGCATAATTATTCTTGCATGAGAATTGATTGCTAGAAATATTGTTCCTTACGAAACAACGTCAGTTATTTGACTAGCCATATAAGCACTAATATTTGTTGGAACTTTTGGTAATACGGTGAGAATTAATTTGGAGTATATTAATGTGAATGGAGAGACTTTTGCATGTGGATGTGTATGTATAATTgtgttggagagagagagagagatgaaattgcaagttttattttttcaaacttCACTCTTTTCCTACACTTTGTCAAGACATGGTTACATATGCATTTATAATGATTCAAGTCGATTACATGATTTTCACCGATTTAATTTGTGGCTAAAATGAGTTGGTCTAGATAATTCTTAATCTAATGAGTTGTGGCTAAAATGAGTTGGTCTAGATAATTCTTAATCTAATTAATTCCTATATTTTCACACGTGCACTattaccctttttttttttaacggGGTGTCGGCAAATAAATCTTGTCATCTCGTTTCCACTTTCCCAAATACTAAAATGATGTCGCTTCTCTCACGTGGAGAAAACGACACCGTTTTATTTCAGTCCACCCTGGCAACGAGTTGCCATATCGTCTATCAGGCTGCCTTAAATTTAAGTCGAAGCCccaattgcaaaaattaaaaataatatctaTTTATTTGCAAAGATTTAAAAGTagtgttgaaattgaaaaatgagtCAAATTTCATGCTCTTTTTTTTAGAGCGTCAAAGTTCATGCCTGCAATTTaccattttatttttacaaactTTTCCTACACTTTGTCAAGACATGGGTACATATGCATTTATAATGATGCAAGTCGATTACATAATTTTCACCGATTTAATTTGTGGCTAAAATGAGTTGGTCTAGATAATTCTTAATCTAATTAATTCCTATATTTTCACACGTGCactattacttttttttttttacagtgGTGTTGGCAAATCATTGCGCTTGATTATTCTATTTCAAACACGCCCTCaccatttatatatatgttattgaTAGGGAAAGCCGGGGCAGTGGGGTCACTTGACCCTTTAAGATTTTGTGATATTCGTAGGGGTATTATAGTAATTTCTCACATATATtaatgaaaatagaaaaaatataattttggcATTAATTTTCAACAGGAATACCCCAGTCTCTGAAAATTTCCACATTCTTGTCTCTTCCCTCTCTCAATCTCCGGCACTCTGTCCCGACTCGCGCCGCTTATTGGCTTCATTTTTCGCCGGCAATctgtctctcttttttttttttttgatcgggcaaagtcatgttagatgttagtagttagttccccatccactccaagaaccaccttatctctccattcaccaaaatccaccttatatctccacaatctccaattcgctcccaagagggatcgaacccgggtcacttcacttaagtgaggacccggtggccagtgggctaagccccctggttctGTCTCTCTACCGCCGTAGATTGGCTTCCTGCAATGTAGCTTGCTCTGTTGCTCGTATAATTGTTTGTTGACAGAGAGTCCATTAGTAGCTTTAATCATTGTGGATAATTCATACATTGCCAGCTTTAATAGTATACAAAGCTTATATTAATTGTGTAAAAATTGTTATTTATATTGGCTCAAAGGTTTGTTTGGACGGCGTGACAACAAGCATTCACGTTACATTAAGAACTAAAAATTTAATCTTGTAAAAGTTATACAAAAGTCATCAAGCGTATTCTTCGCAATCGTATGAGAGATAATCTTTTGAATGATTACTAATTTCTAATCATgcatgtttattttgtttttttctaaTGGAAATTTTCATGgcattatttttttctttttatatttaaaatgatcaataatggttctccatttccctttttgttGACTCGAACCTCTGACCTATTAGTTGAAAAGGAAGCGTCTTGCCAACTCAGTTGCGCTTCATTgtcaattttcattttcatagcATTATATATCTGGGCCTATAGATTTTATTAGGTTAGTGTTGCATATAGGACCACGTTATCTTCTTTTGAATTATT
The genomic region above belongs to Salvia miltiorrhiza cultivar Shanhuang (shh) chromosome 5, IMPLAD_Smil_shh, whole genome shotgun sequence and contains:
- the LOC131026547 gene encoding anti-H(O) lectin 1-like, with protein sequence MANLLRTLIPLLSSIVVLLLLATARSQSTSFTYHFPSEENDDPPRKLKYQGDAQFNWHSYSLRLTEPTPGKTGKAVGRVIYSSPVYFWRPGGKSTSELPSAQLWQTGGQVDFETTVEFIITPARGKSVAADGITFFVAPVGSTIPSDSGGANLGIFNCSGGSPSVFAVEIDTYGNGEWEPDYPHIGIDIGSRLSRNTTQVDSSIIGQQVTATINYAAATKMIAVRVTAGSKTFEVSYEYDLSSFLPQSVQVGLSAATGEFVASHEIKAWYFTATLVSNSAGNNIRQYV